From the genome of Triticum aestivum cultivar Chinese Spring chromosome 3B, IWGSC CS RefSeq v2.1, whole genome shotgun sequence, one region includes:
- the LOC123069140 gene encoding uncharacterized protein isoform X9 gives MASTTIGQRGDKEARERRRDKGKAVRREEGRSSPEPGDGGRARETEGRPELAGAGRWRTGAGDGGIPCGGWFRRPLLRGRGRTARAVAPEPPRSNHGCSAFKVYKADLEWFPRKLLLFPTSRDVLHLDCFLQWQEGFQGGTESEVQTIQCSSSNTSKLSGKFHSKI, from the exons ATGGCATCCACGACTATTGGGCAGAGGGGAGACAAGGAGGCGAGGGAGAGAAGAAGGGACAAAGGAAAAGCGGTGCGGAGAGAagaaggccggagctcgccggagccgggcgATGGCGGACGGGCGCGGGAGACGGAgggaaggccggagctcgccggagccgggcgATGGCGGACGGGCGCGGGAGACGGAGGGATCCCGTGCGGGGGCTGGTTCCGACGACCACTGCTGCGTGGCCGCGGGAGGACAGCACGCGCCGTCGCGCCGGAGCCGCCCAG GAGCAACCATGGATGCTCCGCGTTCAAGGTGTACAAGGCCGATTTGGAGTGGTTCCCTCGCAAGCTCCTGCTATTCCCCACCTCTCGCGACGTTCTGCATCTAGATTGTTTTCTTCAGTGGCAGGAAG gtttccAAGGAGGTACAGAAAGCGAGGTTCAAACAATtcagtgcagcagcagcaacacctccaAG CTTAGCGGAAAATTTCATTCGAAGATTTGA
- the LOC123069140 gene encoding uncharacterized protein isoform X6, translating to MAHLINIKGVGSTRWHGSAMQNGGSGWSLQGPDPCAVGAGEADPKAGGVARIAGDDEEGRSAASRAGSWHPRLLGRGETRRRGREEGTKEKRCGEKKAGARRSRAMADGRGRRREGRSSPEPGDGGRARETEGSRAGAGSDDHCCVAAGGQHAPSRRSRPGLLCLSPSPLAPLSLSLSLSLSRSSYHLTAVLRLQEQPWMLRVQGVQGRFGVVPSQAPAIPHLSRRSASRLFSSVAGRFPRRYRKRGSNNSVQQQQHLQA from the exons ATGGCACATCTCATTAACATAAAAGG GGTCGGGTCAACGCGGTGGCACGGCAGCGCGATGCAAAACGGCGGCAGCGGCTGGAGCTTGCAGGGGCCGGATCCGTGCGCGGTAGGGGCTGGGGAGGCGGATCCGAAGGCGGGCGGCGTGGCGAGGATCGCCGGTGACGACGAGGAAGGCCGGAGCGCGGCTTCCCGGGCGGGTTCATGGCATCCACGACTATTGGGCAGAGGGGAGACAAGGAGGCGAGGGAGAGAAGAAGGGACAAAGGAAAAGCGGTGCGGAGAGAagaaggccggagctcgccggagccgggcgATGGCGGACGGGCGCGGGAGACGGAgggaaggccggagctcgccggagccgggcgATGGCGGACGGGCGCGGGAGACGGAGGGATCCCGTGCGGGGGCTGGTTCCGACGACCACTGCTGCGTGGCCGCGGGAGGACAGCACGCGCCGTCGCGCCGGAGCCGCCCAGGTCTCCTGTGTCTCTCCCCTTCCCCccttgctcctctctctctctctctctctctctctctctctcggagcTCTTATCATCTCACCGCCGTCCTTCGTTTACAGGAGCAACCATGGATGCTCCGCGTTCAAGGTGTACAAGGCCGATTTGGAGTGGTTCCCTCGCAAGCTCCTGCTATTCCCCACCTCTCGCGACGTTCTGCATCTAGATTGTTTTCTTCAGTGGCAGGAAG gtttccAAGGAGGTACAGAAAGCGAGGTTCAAACAATtcagtgcagcagcagcaacacctccaAG CTTAG
- the LOC123069140 gene encoding uncharacterized protein isoform X2: MAHLINIKGVGSTRWHGSAMQNGGSGWSLQGPDPCAVGAGEADPKAGGVARIAGDDEEGRSAASRAGSWHPRLLGRGETRRRGREEGTKEKRCGEKKAGARRSRAMADGRGRRREGRSSPEPGDGGRARETEGSRAGAGSDDHCCVAAGGQHAPSRRSRPGLLCLSPSPLAPLSLSLSLSLSRSSYHLTAVLRLQEQPWMLRVQGVQGRFGVVPSQAPAIPHLSRRSASRLFSSVAGRFPRRYRKRGSNNSVQQQQHLQEERGPGEARGPVIVTVDFARRARFGLISAYAKK; the protein is encoded by the exons ATGGCACATCTCATTAACATAAAAGG GGTCGGGTCAACGCGGTGGCACGGCAGCGCGATGCAAAACGGCGGCAGCGGCTGGAGCTTGCAGGGGCCGGATCCGTGCGCGGTAGGGGCTGGGGAGGCGGATCCGAAGGCGGGCGGCGTGGCGAGGATCGCCGGTGACGACGAGGAAGGCCGGAGCGCGGCTTCCCGGGCGGGTTCATGGCATCCACGACTATTGGGCAGAGGGGAGACAAGGAGGCGAGGGAGAGAAGAAGGGACAAAGGAAAAGCGGTGCGGAGAGAagaaggccggagctcgccggagccgggcgATGGCGGACGGGCGCGGGAGACGGAgggaaggccggagctcgccggagccgggcgATGGCGGACGGGCGCGGGAGACGGAGGGATCCCGTGCGGGGGCTGGTTCCGACGACCACTGCTGCGTGGCCGCGGGAGGACAGCACGCGCCGTCGCGCCGGAGCCGCCCAGGTCTCCTGTGTCTCTCCCCTTCCCCccttgctcctctctctctctctctctctctctctctctctcggagcTCTTATCATCTCACCGCCGTCCTTCGTTTACAGGAGCAACCATGGATGCTCCGCGTTCAAGGTGTACAAGGCCGATTTGGAGTGGTTCCCTCGCAAGCTCCTGCTATTCCCCACCTCTCGCGACGTTCTGCATCTAGATTGTTTTCTTCAGTGGCAGGAAG gtttccAAGGAGGTACAGAAAGCGAGGTTCAAACAATtcagtgcagcagcagcaacacctccaAG AGGAGCGAGGGCCTGGCGAAGCACGTGGACCAGTTATCGTTACGGTGGATTTTGCACGACGCGCGCGCTTTGGTCTAATTAGCGCGTACGCTAAGAAATAA
- the LOC123069140 gene encoding uncharacterized protein isoform X7, producing the protein MASTTIGQRGDKEARERRRDKGKAVRREEGRSSPEPGDGGRARETEGRPELAGAGRWRTGAGDGGIPCGGWFRRPLLRGRGRTARAVAPEPPRSNHGCSAFKVYKADLEWFPRKLLLFPTSRDVLHLDCFLQWQEGFQGGTESEVQTIQCSSSNTSKRSEGLAKHVDQLSLRWILHDARALV; encoded by the exons ATGGCATCCACGACTATTGGGCAGAGGGGAGACAAGGAGGCGAGGGAGAGAAGAAGGGACAAAGGAAAAGCGGTGCGGAGAGAagaaggccggagctcgccggagccgggcgATGGCGGACGGGCGCGGGAGACGGAgggaaggccggagctcgccggagccgggcgATGGCGGACGGGCGCGGGAGACGGAGGGATCCCGTGCGGGGGCTGGTTCCGACGACCACTGCTGCGTGGCCGCGGGAGGACAGCACGCGCCGTCGCGCCGGAGCCGCCCAG GAGCAACCATGGATGCTCCGCGTTCAAGGTGTACAAGGCCGATTTGGAGTGGTTCCCTCGCAAGCTCCTGCTATTCCCCACCTCTCGCGACGTTCTGCATCTAGATTGTTTTCTTCAGTGGCAGGAAG gtttccAAGGAGGTACAGAAAGCGAGGTTCAAACAATtcagtgcagcagcagcaacacctccaAG AGGAGCGAGGGCCTGGCGAAGCACGTGGACCAGTTATCGTTACGGTGGATTTTGCACGACGCGCGCGCTTTGGTCTAA
- the LOC123069140 gene encoding uncharacterized protein isoform X5: MAHLINIKGVGSTRWHGSAMQNGGSGWSLQGPDPCAVGAGEADPKAGGVARIAGDDEEGRSAASRAGSWHPRLLGRGETRRRGREEGTKEKRCGEKKAGARRSRAMADGRGRRREGRSSPEPGDGGRARETEGSRAGAGSDDHCCVAAGGQHAPSRRSRPGLLCLSPSPLAPLSLSLSLSLSRSSYHLTAVLRLQEQPWMLRVQGVQGRFGVVPSQAPAIPHLSRRSASRLFSSVAGRFPRRYRKRGSNNSVQQQQHLQDWAVPYDVKPV; this comes from the exons ATGGCACATCTCATTAACATAAAAGG GGTCGGGTCAACGCGGTGGCACGGCAGCGCGATGCAAAACGGCGGCAGCGGCTGGAGCTTGCAGGGGCCGGATCCGTGCGCGGTAGGGGCTGGGGAGGCGGATCCGAAGGCGGGCGGCGTGGCGAGGATCGCCGGTGACGACGAGGAAGGCCGGAGCGCGGCTTCCCGGGCGGGTTCATGGCATCCACGACTATTGGGCAGAGGGGAGACAAGGAGGCGAGGGAGAGAAGAAGGGACAAAGGAAAAGCGGTGCGGAGAGAagaaggccggagctcgccggagccgggcgATGGCGGACGGGCGCGGGAGACGGAgggaaggccggagctcgccggagccgggcgATGGCGGACGGGCGCGGGAGACGGAGGGATCCCGTGCGGGGGCTGGTTCCGACGACCACTGCTGCGTGGCCGCGGGAGGACAGCACGCGCCGTCGCGCCGGAGCCGCCCAGGTCTCCTGTGTCTCTCCCCTTCCCCccttgctcctctctctctctctctctctctctctctctctcggagcTCTTATCATCTCACCGCCGTCCTTCGTTTACAGGAGCAACCATGGATGCTCCGCGTTCAAGGTGTACAAGGCCGATTTGGAGTGGTTCCCTCGCAAGCTCCTGCTATTCCCCACCTCTCGCGACGTTCTGCATCTAGATTGTTTTCTTCAGTGGCAGGAAG gtttccAAGGAGGTACAGAAAGCGAGGTTCAAACAATtcagtgcagcagcagcaacacctccaAG ACTGGGCGGTGCCCTATGATGTGAAGCCGGTGTAA
- the LOC123069140 gene encoding uncharacterized protein isoform X10 produces MASTTIGQRGDKEARERRRDKGKAVRREEGRSSPEPGDGGRARETEGRPELAGAGRWRTGAGDGGIPCGGWFRRPLLRGRGRTARAVAPEPPRSNHGCSAFKVYKADLEWFPRKLLLFPTSRDVLHLDCFLQWQEGFQGGTESEVQTIQCSSSNTSKTGRCPMM; encoded by the exons ATGGCATCCACGACTATTGGGCAGAGGGGAGACAAGGAGGCGAGGGAGAGAAGAAGGGACAAAGGAAAAGCGGTGCGGAGAGAagaaggccggagctcgccggagccgggcgATGGCGGACGGGCGCGGGAGACGGAgggaaggccggagctcgccggagccgggcgATGGCGGACGGGCGCGGGAGACGGAGGGATCCCGTGCGGGGGCTGGTTCCGACGACCACTGCTGCGTGGCCGCGGGAGGACAGCACGCGCCGTCGCGCCGGAGCCGCCCAG GAGCAACCATGGATGCTCCGCGTTCAAGGTGTACAAGGCCGATTTGGAGTGGTTCCCTCGCAAGCTCCTGCTATTCCCCACCTCTCGCGACGTTCTGCATCTAGATTGTTTTCTTCAGTGGCAGGAAG gtttccAAGGAGGTACAGAAAGCGAGGTTCAAACAATtcagtgcagcagcagcaacacctccaAG ACTGGGCGGTGCCCTATGATGTGA
- the LOC123069140 gene encoding uncharacterized protein isoform X3 — MAHLINIKGVGSTRWHGSAMQNGGSGWSLQGPDPCAVGAGEADPKAGGVARIAGDDEEGRSAASRAGSWHPRLLGRGETRRRGREEGTKEKRCGEKKAGARRSRAMADGRGRRREGRSSPEPGDGGRARETEGSRAGAGSDDHCCVAAGGQHAPSRRSRPGLLCLSPSPLAPLSLSLSLSLSRSSYHLTAVLRLQEQPWMLRVQGVQGRFGVVPSQAPAIPHLSRRSASRLFSSVAGRFPRRYRKRGSNNSVQQQQHLQAIERIDLENKGNFRRTKNSLEMLQ; from the exons ATGGCACATCTCATTAACATAAAAGG GGTCGGGTCAACGCGGTGGCACGGCAGCGCGATGCAAAACGGCGGCAGCGGCTGGAGCTTGCAGGGGCCGGATCCGTGCGCGGTAGGGGCTGGGGAGGCGGATCCGAAGGCGGGCGGCGTGGCGAGGATCGCCGGTGACGACGAGGAAGGCCGGAGCGCGGCTTCCCGGGCGGGTTCATGGCATCCACGACTATTGGGCAGAGGGGAGACAAGGAGGCGAGGGAGAGAAGAAGGGACAAAGGAAAAGCGGTGCGGAGAGAagaaggccggagctcgccggagccgggcgATGGCGGACGGGCGCGGGAGACGGAgggaaggccggagctcgccggagccgggcgATGGCGGACGGGCGCGGGAGACGGAGGGATCCCGTGCGGGGGCTGGTTCCGACGACCACTGCTGCGTGGCCGCGGGAGGACAGCACGCGCCGTCGCGCCGGAGCCGCCCAGGTCTCCTGTGTCTCTCCCCTTCCCCccttgctcctctctctctctctctctctctctctctctctcggagcTCTTATCATCTCACCGCCGTCCTTCGTTTACAGGAGCAACCATGGATGCTCCGCGTTCAAGGTGTACAAGGCCGATTTGGAGTGGTTCCCTCGCAAGCTCCTGCTATTCCCCACCTCTCGCGACGTTCTGCATCTAGATTGTTTTCTTCAGTGGCAGGAAG gtttccAAGGAGGTACAGAAAGCGAGGTTCAAACAATtcagtgcagcagcagcaacacctccaAG CCATAGAAAGAATTGATTTGGAGAACAAAGGGAATTTTCGGCGGACGAAGAACTCGCTCGAGATGCTCCAGTGA
- the LOC123069140 gene encoding uncharacterized protein isoform X12: MASTTIGQRGDKEARERRRDKGKAVRREEGRSSPEPGDGGRARETEGRPELAGAGRWRTGAGDGGIPCGGWFRRPLLRGRGRTARAVAPEPPRSNHGCSAFKVYKADLEWFPRKLLLFPTSRDVLHLDCFLQWQEGFQGGTESEVQTIQCSSSNTSKP, translated from the exons ATGGCATCCACGACTATTGGGCAGAGGGGAGACAAGGAGGCGAGGGAGAGAAGAAGGGACAAAGGAAAAGCGGTGCGGAGAGAagaaggccggagctcgccggagccgggcgATGGCGGACGGGCGCGGGAGACGGAgggaaggccggagctcgccggagccgggcgATGGCGGACGGGCGCGGGAGACGGAGGGATCCCGTGCGGGGGCTGGTTCCGACGACCACTGCTGCGTGGCCGCGGGAGGACAGCACGCGCCGTCGCGCCGGAGCCGCCCAG GAGCAACCATGGATGCTCCGCGTTCAAGGTGTACAAGGCCGATTTGGAGTGGTTCCCTCGCAAGCTCCTGCTATTCCCCACCTCTCGCGACGTTCTGCATCTAGATTGTTTTCTTCAGTGGCAGGAAG gtttccAAGGAGGTACAGAAAGCGAGGTTCAAACAATtcagtgcagcagcagcaacacctccaAG CCATAG
- the LOC123069140 gene encoding uncharacterized protein isoform X1, which yields MAHLINIKGVGSTRWHGSAMQNGGSGWSLQGPDPCAVGAGEADPKAGGVARIAGDDEEGRSAASRAGSWHPRLLGRGETRRRGREEGTKEKRCGEKKAGARRSRAMADGRGRRREGRSSPEPGDGGRARETEGSRAGAGSDDHCCVAAGGQHAPSRRSRPGLLCLSPSPLAPLSLSLSLSLSRSSYHLTAVLRLQEQPWMLRVQGVQGRFGVVPSQAPAIPHLSRRSASRLFSSVAGRFPRRYRKRGSNNSVQQQQHLQVFSANEVMLTTWRTSRTTCLNSFYLISELGHLLYK from the exons ATGGCACATCTCATTAACATAAAAGG GGTCGGGTCAACGCGGTGGCACGGCAGCGCGATGCAAAACGGCGGCAGCGGCTGGAGCTTGCAGGGGCCGGATCCGTGCGCGGTAGGGGCTGGGGAGGCGGATCCGAAGGCGGGCGGCGTGGCGAGGATCGCCGGTGACGACGAGGAAGGCCGGAGCGCGGCTTCCCGGGCGGGTTCATGGCATCCACGACTATTGGGCAGAGGGGAGACAAGGAGGCGAGGGAGAGAAGAAGGGACAAAGGAAAAGCGGTGCGGAGAGAagaaggccggagctcgccggagccgggcgATGGCGGACGGGCGCGGGAGACGGAgggaaggccggagctcgccggagccgggcgATGGCGGACGGGCGCGGGAGACGGAGGGATCCCGTGCGGGGGCTGGTTCCGACGACCACTGCTGCGTGGCCGCGGGAGGACAGCACGCGCCGTCGCGCCGGAGCCGCCCAGGTCTCCTGTGTCTCTCCCCTTCCCCccttgctcctctctctctctctctctctctctctctctctcggagcTCTTATCATCTCACCGCCGTCCTTCGTTTACAGGAGCAACCATGGATGCTCCGCGTTCAAGGTGTACAAGGCCGATTTGGAGTGGTTCCCTCGCAAGCTCCTGCTATTCCCCACCTCTCGCGACGTTCTGCATCTAGATTGTTTTCTTCAGTGGCAGGAAG gtttccAAGGAGGTACAGAAAGCGAGGTTCAAACAATtcagtgcagcagcagcaacacctccaAG TTTTTTCAGCCAATGAAGTTATGCTCACGACATGGAGAACTTCAAGGACAACCTGCCTGAACAGTTTCTACCTGATTAGTGAACTAGGCCATTTACTATACAAATAG
- the LOC123069140 gene encoding uncharacterized protein isoform X8: MASTTIGQRGDKEARERRRDKGKAVRREEGRSSPEPGDGGRARETEGRPELAGAGRWRTGAGDGGIPCGGWFRRPLLRGRGRTARAVAPEPPRSNHGCSAFKVYKADLEWFPRKLLLFPTSRDVLHLDCFLQWQEGFQGGTESEVQTIQCSSSNTSKFFQPMKLCSRHGELQGQPA; the protein is encoded by the exons ATGGCATCCACGACTATTGGGCAGAGGGGAGACAAGGAGGCGAGGGAGAGAAGAAGGGACAAAGGAAAAGCGGTGCGGAGAGAagaaggccggagctcgccggagccgggcgATGGCGGACGGGCGCGGGAGACGGAgggaaggccggagctcgccggagccgggcgATGGCGGACGGGCGCGGGAGACGGAGGGATCCCGTGCGGGGGCTGGTTCCGACGACCACTGCTGCGTGGCCGCGGGAGGACAGCACGCGCCGTCGCGCCGGAGCCGCCCAG GAGCAACCATGGATGCTCCGCGTTCAAGGTGTACAAGGCCGATTTGGAGTGGTTCCCTCGCAAGCTCCTGCTATTCCCCACCTCTCGCGACGTTCTGCATCTAGATTGTTTTCTTCAGTGGCAGGAAG gtttccAAGGAGGTACAGAAAGCGAGGTTCAAACAATtcagtgcagcagcagcaacacctccaAG TTTTTTCAGCCAATGAAGTTATGCTCACGACATGGAGAACTTCAAGGACAACCTGCCTGA
- the LOC123069140 gene encoding uncharacterized protein isoform X4, with product MAHLINIKGVGSTRWHGSAMQNGGSGWSLQGPDPCAVGAGEADPKAGGVARIAGDDEEGRSAASRAGSWHPRLLGRGETRRRGREEGTKEKRCGEKKAGARRSRAMADGRGRRREGRSSPEPGDGGRARETEGSRAGAGSDDHCCVAAGGQHAPSRRSRPGLLCLSPSPLAPLSLSLSLSLSRSSYHLTAVLRLQEQPWMLRVQGVQGRFGVVPSQAPAIPHLSRRSASRLFSSVAGRFPRRYRKRGSNNSVQQQQHLQGGLGSGCAPRLSQPSRGAPEITT from the exons ATGGCACATCTCATTAACATAAAAGG GGTCGGGTCAACGCGGTGGCACGGCAGCGCGATGCAAAACGGCGGCAGCGGCTGGAGCTTGCAGGGGCCGGATCCGTGCGCGGTAGGGGCTGGGGAGGCGGATCCGAAGGCGGGCGGCGTGGCGAGGATCGCCGGTGACGACGAGGAAGGCCGGAGCGCGGCTTCCCGGGCGGGTTCATGGCATCCACGACTATTGGGCAGAGGGGAGACAAGGAGGCGAGGGAGAGAAGAAGGGACAAAGGAAAAGCGGTGCGGAGAGAagaaggccggagctcgccggagccgggcgATGGCGGACGGGCGCGGGAGACGGAgggaaggccggagctcgccggagccgggcgATGGCGGACGGGCGCGGGAGACGGAGGGATCCCGTGCGGGGGCTGGTTCCGACGACCACTGCTGCGTGGCCGCGGGAGGACAGCACGCGCCGTCGCGCCGGAGCCGCCCAGGTCTCCTGTGTCTCTCCCCTTCCCCccttgctcctctctctctctctctctctctctctctctctcggagcTCTTATCATCTCACCGCCGTCCTTCGTTTACAGGAGCAACCATGGATGCTCCGCGTTCAAGGTGTACAAGGCCGATTTGGAGTGGTTCCCTCGCAAGCTCCTGCTATTCCCCACCTCTCGCGACGTTCTGCATCTAGATTGTTTTCTTCAGTGGCAGGAAG gtttccAAGGAGGTACAGAAAGCGAGGTTCAAACAATtcagtgcagcagcagcaacacctccaAG GAGGACTAGGATCTGGCTGTGCTCCACGACTATCACAACCAAGCCGTGGAGCACCAGAGATCACGACTTGA
- the LOC123069140 gene encoding uncharacterized protein isoform X11 yields the protein MASTTIGQRGDKEARERRRDKGKAVRREEGRSSPEPGDGGRARETEGRPELAGAGRWRTGAGDGGIPCGGWFRRPLLRGRGRTARAVAPEPPRSNHGCSAFKVYKADLEWFPRKLLLFPTSRDVLHLDCFLQWQEGFQGGTESEVQTIQCSSSNTSKED from the exons ATGGCATCCACGACTATTGGGCAGAGGGGAGACAAGGAGGCGAGGGAGAGAAGAAGGGACAAAGGAAAAGCGGTGCGGAGAGAagaaggccggagctcgccggagccgggcgATGGCGGACGGGCGCGGGAGACGGAgggaaggccggagctcgccggagccgggcgATGGCGGACGGGCGCGGGAGACGGAGGGATCCCGTGCGGGGGCTGGTTCCGACGACCACTGCTGCGTGGCCGCGGGAGGACAGCACGCGCCGTCGCGCCGGAGCCGCCCAG GAGCAACCATGGATGCTCCGCGTTCAAGGTGTACAAGGCCGATTTGGAGTGGTTCCCTCGCAAGCTCCTGCTATTCCCCACCTCTCGCGACGTTCTGCATCTAGATTGTTTTCTTCAGTGGCAGGAAG gtttccAAGGAGGTACAGAAAGCGAGGTTCAAACAATtcagtgcagcagcagcaacacctccaAG GAGGACTAG